A single Paracholeplasma morum DNA region contains:
- the udk gene encoding uridine kinase produces MKPVIIAVAGGSASGKTTVVNEILSKLDLTSVAIIKHDDYYKDQEDMSLEERYKVNYDHPDSLDNDLLVKHIQMLLEGKSVLKPVYDFEQYTRSKNTETVEPRKVIILEGILILTDERIRNLSSIKLFVELDEDTRFIRRLQRDLKERGRSVDSVIAQYQSTVKPMHHKYVKPTKRYADVIIPNDYNHDVAVDIIVSKIKMILEEHK; encoded by the coding sequence ATGAAACCAGTCATTATTGCAGTAGCCGGTGGATCCGCTTCAGGAAAAACAACGGTCGTAAACGAAATACTAAGTAAACTCGACTTGACGAGTGTGGCAATCATCAAACATGATGACTACTACAAAGACCAAGAAGATATGTCTTTAGAAGAACGCTATAAAGTGAACTATGACCATCCAGATTCATTGGATAACGATCTACTCGTTAAACACATTCAAATGCTTTTGGAAGGCAAATCTGTCTTAAAACCGGTGTATGATTTTGAACAGTATACAAGAAGTAAGAACACAGAAACTGTGGAACCAAGAAAAGTCATTATTTTAGAAGGTATCTTGATTTTGACAGATGAACGAATCCGTAATTTATCCTCCATTAAACTATTTGTTGAGTTGGATGAAGACACCAGATTCATCAGACGTTTACAAAGAGACTTAAAAGAACGCGGAAGAAGTGTCGATTCTGTGATTGCTCAATACCAGTCTACCGTGAAACCAATGCATCACAAATACGTTAAGCCAACTAAGCGCTATGCCGATGTAATCATACCAAATGATTATAATCATGATGTCGCAGTAGATATTATCGTATCGAAAATAAAAATGATTTTAGAGGAGCACAAATGA
- the mtnN gene encoding 5'-methylthioadenosine/S-adenosylhomocysteine nucleosidase, which yields MILIIGAMASETVAIETLIQNKEYISIASKPIVIGRINQTPVMLATTGVGKVNAGLLLSAILAKYKIESIINVGLVGGFNPLKQGEMVIINLATYHDFDLSIFGYEKGQVPQMPTYYESDQAMLAKATSVLKLSHVTLYTGDTFTTSEIEQGACCDMEGAALYQVAHLYNKPILSIKVISDVIGHASQIEDYEAFEHSCSERFKTLIGLIL from the coding sequence ATGATCTTAATAATCGGCGCAATGGCATCAGAAACAGTAGCCATTGAAACACTCATTCAAAATAAAGAATACATCAGTATTGCAAGCAAACCAATTGTGATTGGACGAATAAATCAAACCCCAGTTATGCTAGCTACCACAGGAGTTGGCAAAGTTAATGCAGGGTTACTACTATCGGCTATTCTTGCCAAATACAAAATCGAATCAATTATTAATGTTGGCTTAGTAGGTGGTTTTAATCCACTAAAACAAGGCGAAATGGTCATTATCAACCTAGCAACCTACCATGATTTTGATTTAAGCATCTTTGGATATGAAAAAGGCCAAGTGCCTCAAATGCCTACATATTACGAAAGTGATCAAGCGATGCTTGCTAAAGCCACTAGCGTTTTGAAACTTAGTCATGTTACACTATATACAGGCGATACATTTACTACAAGTGAAATCGAACAAGGCGCATGTTGTGACATGGAAGGGGCAGCACTCTATCAAGTTGCCCATTTATATAACAAACCTATTCTTTCAATTAAGGTAATATCCGATGTGATTGGACATGCCTCTCAAATTGAAGATTACGAAGCATTTGAACACTCTTGTAGCGAGCGATTTAAAACACTAATAGGGTTAATCCTTTAA
- a CDS encoding DJ-1/PfpI family protein, producing MRGLMVLSDYCEDTEALSTRALLVRSGIHIDTVTINESKRITTAYGLEVKVDYHKDEIDLDDYQFLVIPGGKYVSMIIDKDTYIKSLSASFKLENKLIAAICAGPRFLGEMGLLKNTKYVIYPGLAEDTFEGFYQPHLKAVTDGLIITGRGAGCTVDFAYEIIKFIKGEAFAKSILKQIALD from the coding sequence ATGCGTGGTTTAATGGTCTTATCTGATTATTGTGAAGATACTGAAGCTCTTTCTACTAGAGCACTTTTAGTACGTTCAGGCATTCATATTGATACTGTAACCATCAATGAATCTAAGCGTATCACTACTGCGTATGGTCTAGAAGTGAAAGTCGATTATCATAAAGATGAAATCGATCTAGATGATTATCAGTTTTTAGTCATTCCAGGAGGCAAGTATGTTTCCATGATAATTGATAAAGATACCTACATTAAATCCTTATCAGCATCCTTTAAATTAGAAAATAAACTGATTGCTGCTATATGTGCAGGTCCTCGTTTTTTAGGTGAAATGGGTCTACTTAAAAACACCAAGTATGTGATTTATCCAGGCTTAGCGGAAGATACTTTTGAAGGGTTTTACCAACCCCACCTTAAAGCGGTCACTGACGGCCTTATAATCACAGGAAGAGGCGCTGGTTGTACAGTTGATTTTGCCTATGAAATCATCAAATTTATTAAGGGTGAAGCCTTCGCTAAATCAATTTTAAAACAGATTGCTTTGGATTGA
- a CDS encoding NUDIX hydrolase — protein MFNETKLEIFEACDKDGNKLGLDMVRGEDHEDGHYHEVVEILVVNHLNQVLVTKRDDKKLFPLYWEITCGSVIKGETTLEGAKRELLEETGLNAINLTLIYRSVEGDALFRGFITQVDSDKITLQKGETIDYKWLNPCDFIEFINREDFIPHARRRILCAWYLIEPILFKNEDPEC, from the coding sequence GTGTTTAATGAAACAAAACTGGAAATCTTTGAAGCTTGTGACAAAGATGGTAACAAACTTGGCCTGGATATGGTTAGAGGTGAAGACCATGAAGATGGGCATTATCATGAGGTAGTAGAAATACTCGTAGTCAACCATTTAAATCAAGTGTTAGTTACGAAACGAGATGATAAAAAGCTTTTCCCTTTATACTGGGAAATTACTTGTGGGTCTGTCATCAAGGGCGAAACCACTTTAGAAGGTGCTAAGCGTGAGCTTCTAGAGGAAACTGGGCTGAATGCTATAAACCTTACTTTAATTTACCGTTCTGTTGAAGGGGATGCTTTATTTAGAGGATTCATTACCCAAGTAGATTCAGATAAAATCACCTTACAAAAAGGGGAAACCATTGACTACAAATGGCTAAATCCTTGTGACTTTATCGAGTTCATTAATCGTGAGGACTTTATACCACACGCCCGTAGACGTATCCTTTGTGCTTGGTACTTAATAGAACCGATATTGTTTAAAAACGAAGATCCTGAATGTTAA
- a CDS encoding DUF2188 domain-containing protein yields MSDVLEYIQDNLWIVAIAAVALIGLLILAFRKRPKQTKVEPVKVESPVETFKEPVKEEALKPIAEKEPVKEPKPVVEKEKEEIPSKPVEPKKAKPVKEASKANENESNEDDDPSKDVVTLDKPAKYHVSQNKDEKSPHYKKWRVRKEGSKKTIKFYETQKEAIEVAEDLAFKAGTTIVIHKVDGSIRKQDYTKK; encoded by the coding sequence ATGTCAGATGTATTAGAGTATATTCAAGATAACTTATGGATTGTTGCGATAGCAGCTGTTGCTTTAATTGGGTTGTTAATATTAGCTTTTAGAAAGAGACCAAAACAGACAAAAGTAGAACCTGTTAAAGTCGAATCACCTGTAGAGACATTTAAAGAACCTGTTAAAGAAGAAGCCTTAAAACCTATTGCTGAAAAAGAACCAGTAAAAGAACCAAAACCGGTTGTTGAAAAGGAAAAAGAAGAGATACCTTCTAAACCAGTTGAACCTAAGAAGGCAAAACCAGTTAAAGAGGCGTCTAAAGCTAATGAGAATGAATCTAATGAAGACGATGACCCTTCCAAGGATGTTGTTACACTAGATAAACCTGCGAAATACCACGTCTCACAAAACAAGGATGAAAAGAGTCCTCATTATAAGAAATGGCGTGTGCGTAAAGAAGGGTCTAAAAAGACCATTAAGTTCTATGAGACTCAGAAAGAAGCGATTGAAGTTGCTGAAGATTTAGCATTTAAAGCAGGAACAACCATTGTTATCCATAAGGTGGATGGATCCATCCGTAAACAAGACTATACTAAGAAATAG
- a CDS encoding LLM class flavin-dependent oxidoreductase → MEKFELGITTFAEVMIDPITGYKPTYDERIRQIVEEIKLADEVGLDYFGVGEHHRSDYAASAPHMILAAAAPLTKHIKLGSAVTVLSSEDPVRVYQNFATLNALSNGRAEIMAGRGSFIESFPLFGYNLRDYDLLFKEKLELLIKIRDNEKVSFDGKTRHAIQNLGVYPRTKDLTISVAVGGTPESVVRAANYGLPLFLAIIGGSPRAFKGLVNLYDQVYQEKGHDPLKRFVSVHSHGFIADTFDEAFETYYPSMEQAMNTIGKERGWSRYTKASYEASNSMEGALFVGDPEYVAKKILHLRKTLGINRFALHVPVGALSHDKVLHAIRLLGTKVKPLIEDAIKKESI, encoded by the coding sequence ATGGAGAAATTTGAATTAGGAATTACAACCTTTGCAGAGGTTATGATAGATCCAATTACAGGGTATAAACCTACATACGATGAACGCATTAGACAAATAGTAGAAGAGATCAAACTAGCAGATGAGGTTGGGCTAGATTATTTTGGTGTTGGTGAACATCATAGAAGCGATTATGCAGCATCAGCCCCACACATGATTCTAGCAGCTGCAGCCCCACTAACAAAACATATTAAATTAGGCAGTGCCGTAACAGTTTTATCCAGTGAAGACCCAGTTAGAGTCTATCAAAACTTTGCAACATTAAATGCGCTTTCTAATGGGAGAGCAGAAATTATGGCTGGAAGGGGTTCATTTATCGAATCATTCCCGCTCTTTGGTTATAACTTAAGAGACTATGATTTACTATTTAAAGAAAAACTAGAGTTATTAATCAAAATACGTGATAACGAGAAAGTCTCATTTGATGGCAAAACAAGACATGCCATCCAGAATTTAGGTGTGTACCCACGCACAAAAGACTTAACCATTAGCGTGGCTGTGGGGGGAACCCCTGAATCTGTGGTAAGAGCAGCAAACTATGGGTTACCATTGTTTTTAGCCATTATTGGTGGGTCTCCAAGAGCATTCAAAGGCTTAGTTAATCTTTATGATCAAGTCTATCAAGAAAAGGGACATGACCCTCTAAAACGCTTCGTTTCAGTACATTCCCATGGGTTTATTGCTGACACATTTGATGAAGCATTTGAAACTTATTATCCTTCTATGGAACAAGCAATGAATACCATTGGTAAAGAACGTGGCTGGTCAAGATACACAAAAGCTTCATATGAAGCATCCAACAGTATGGAGGGAGCACTATTTGTGGGCGACCCTGAATATGTTGCGAAAAAGATTCTCCATTTAAGAAAGACGCTTGGCATCAACCGATTTGCACTTCATGTACCTGTTGGGGCTCTCAGCCACGACAAAGTACTTCATGCGATTAGACTTTTGGGAACTAAGGTAAAACCGCTTATTGAAGACGCTATCAAGAAGGAATCCATATAA
- a CDS encoding dicarboxylate/amino acid:cation symporter → MFANLKIDSWQKAVLYVITVIAIVLLHYMAKKRVKFSYRVLVALGLGLLTGLALGSVSTTIRPIGQLYVRLISMVVIPLVFVSILRSFTQLGTEDKLSRISVKALFWLLFTTAIATILGLVAALVFELGKGFDVSDIVYTPREVTPIETVILNLFPNNIVAHMVNNQMIPVIIFAVFIAIAINYESKKRKETVKPVQDLIEASSRIMVGVTKMVIKFTPYGVFALMANAAGRNNLETLKSLGVYIILMYAVMLIHFIVVQLGLITFVGKLSPVQFVKNIYPAQVVAFTSQSSYGTLPVTVKSLTDRVGVSENISSFVAPLGANIGMNACGGIFPAMVAIFTANAFGINLQFTDYALIVLTTTIASIGIAGVPGIATIAATVVLATLGLPIEGIALVAGVDALIDMGRTMINVTGTAVAATLTAKSEKELDLEVFYKDKREAEVIVED, encoded by the coding sequence ATGTTTGCAAATTTAAAAATTGATTCATGGCAAAAAGCCGTATTATACGTTATTACAGTGATTGCGATTGTTTTATTACATTATATGGCGAAAAAGAGAGTTAAGTTCTCTTATAGAGTACTAGTTGCACTTGGACTTGGTTTATTAACAGGTCTTGCATTAGGTAGTGTTTCAACAACCATTAGACCTATTGGACAACTATACGTTAGATTGATTTCTATGGTGGTTATTCCACTCGTATTTGTATCAATCCTAAGAAGTTTTACTCAATTAGGAACAGAAGATAAACTAAGCCGTATTTCGGTTAAAGCATTGTTTTGGCTATTATTTACAACAGCGATTGCAACCATTTTAGGGTTAGTTGCTGCACTTGTGTTTGAACTTGGCAAAGGCTTTGATGTATCAGATATTGTCTATACTCCAAGAGAAGTAACCCCAATTGAGACGGTTATTTTAAACTTATTCCCAAATAACATTGTGGCGCATATGGTTAACAACCAAATGATTCCAGTGATTATTTTCGCAGTATTTATTGCGATTGCGATTAATTATGAATCCAAGAAGAGAAAAGAAACCGTTAAACCTGTACAAGACTTAATTGAAGCTTCTTCAAGAATCATGGTCGGTGTTACAAAGATGGTTATTAAGTTTACCCCTTATGGCGTATTTGCTTTAATGGCAAATGCTGCTGGTAGAAACAACCTTGAAACGCTTAAATCATTAGGTGTCTATATCATCTTAATGTATGCAGTGATGCTCATTCATTTTATCGTAGTACAACTTGGCTTAATTACATTTGTAGGCAAGTTAAGTCCTGTTCAATTTGTTAAGAACATTTACCCTGCTCAAGTGGTTGCCTTTACTTCTCAAAGTTCATATGGCACACTGCCAGTAACAGTTAAATCTCTTACTGATAGAGTAGGGGTATCTGAAAACATATCATCCTTTGTTGCTCCACTTGGCGCAAACATCGGGATGAATGCTTGTGGAGGAATATTCCCTGCAATGGTGGCAATATTTACCGCAAACGCATTTGGCATTAACTTACAGTTTACAGACTACGCATTAATCGTATTAACAACCACGATTGCATCGATTGGTATTGCTGGGGTTCCGGGTATTGCGACCATCGCAGCAACCGTTGTTCTTGCAACTCTAGGGCTACCAATTGAAGGTATTGCATTAGTTGCTGGTGTCGATGCATTAATCGATATGGGTAGAACAATGATTAACGTTACCGGTACTGCAGTAGCAGCTACACTGACAGCCAAGTCAGAAAAAGAACTTGATTTAGAAGTATTTTACAAAGATAAACGTGAAGCAGAAGTCATTGTAGAAGACTAA
- a CDS encoding DUF3267 domain-containing protein: protein MGSLLSLPNDYDLKEEINLMTNKRQFFYVNLWSVLVILPVLLLLFFVDFDHFEIFDLFIGFGLFFLIIIIHEWIHGLFFKHYSKQKVKYKFHGWAASASTPGVFYYKKSYIVIGLSPAVIINGILLIIFFLVEPARVMTFILLAMHFSGCAGDFYVVYKLRKYSKETLIEDTGVGMNLFTKQ from the coding sequence ATGGGATCTTTATTAAGTCTGCCAAATGATTATGATTTAAAGGAAGAGATTAACTTAATGACCAATAAGAGACAGTTTTTCTATGTTAACTTATGGTCTGTGTTGGTTATTTTACCAGTATTATTGTTGTTGTTTTTTGTGGATTTTGATCACTTTGAGATTTTTGATTTATTTATTGGGTTTGGATTATTCTTCCTAATAATCATTATTCACGAATGGATACATGGTCTATTTTTTAAGCACTATTCTAAACAAAAGGTTAAGTACAAATTTCATGGGTGGGCTGCAAGTGCCTCAACGCCCGGTGTCTTTTATTACAAGAAAAGCTATATCGTAATTGGCTTATCACCAGCTGTTATTATCAATGGCATTTTACTGATTATTTTCTTTCTAGTAGAGCCTGCAAGAGTCATGACTTTTATTTTACTCGCAATGCATTTTTCTGGTTGTGCAGGGGATTTCTATGTTGTTTATAAATTGCGTAAATATTCAAAAGAGACACTTATAGAGGATACTGGTGTCGGGATGAATCTATTTACCAAACAATAA
- a CDS encoding ABC transporter ATP-binding protein codes for MDVILSVSHLKKSFGDIKAVDDISFDVRRGSLFAFLGPNGAGKSTTINMISTLLQKDEGDILLNNQKGENYFRNKIGVVFQSNILDNDLTVKENLLYRGALYINDRAGVLKRYEELKKYLKLDEFENQRFKTLSGGQKRRSEIARALFSNPEILFLDEPTTGLDPETRKVVWKVIDDLRKEKNMTIFLTTHYMEEAAIADHVVIINKGKIVAEGTPNELKDKYSYDRLKIVPNDKKELVAYLDKINKPFIKVSDEYIMQVDEAVETIDIICHQKSNIKQLEVIKGTMDDVFIRVIGGEEHV; via the coding sequence ATGGATGTTATTTTAAGTGTTTCACATCTAAAGAAAAGTTTCGGAGATATTAAAGCCGTTGACGATATTTCTTTTGATGTAAGAAGGGGCAGTTTATTTGCCTTCTTAGGTCCAAATGGTGCTGGGAAATCAACTACAATCAATATGATATCTACATTACTTCAAAAAGATGAAGGCGATATCTTGTTGAACAATCAAAAGGGAGAAAACTATTTCCGTAATAAAATCGGGGTTGTTTTTCAATCGAATATTTTGGACAATGATTTAACCGTAAAAGAAAACTTATTATATAGAGGCGCTCTATATATTAATGACAGAGCGGGTGTTTTGAAACGTTATGAAGAGTTGAAGAAATATTTAAAATTGGATGAGTTTGAAAACCAAAGATTTAAGACATTATCAGGCGGACAAAAGCGTCGCAGTGAGATTGCGAGAGCCCTTTTCTCTAACCCAGAAATTCTCTTTTTAGATGAACCCACAACCGGGTTAGATCCTGAGACACGTAAAGTGGTATGGAAAGTCATTGATGATTTAAGAAAAGAAAAGAATATGACTATTTTCTTAACGACACACTACATGGAAGAAGCTGCGATTGCGGATCATGTTGTCATTATTAATAAAGGTAAAATCGTTGCTGAGGGCACACCTAATGAGCTTAAGGATAAATACTCATACGACAGACTTAAGATTGTGCCTAATGATAAGAAGGAACTTGTAGCCTATTTGGATAAGATTAATAAACCATTTATCAAAGTAAGCGATGAATACATTATGCAAGTAGATGAAGCCGTTGAAACCATCGACATCATCTGCCATCAAAAGAGTAATATTAAACAACTAGAGGTCATCAAAGGGACAATGGATGATGTCTTTATTAGAGTCATTGGGGGTGAAGAACATGTATGA